A window of the Alnus glutinosa chromosome 4, dhAlnGlut1.1, whole genome shotgun sequence genome harbors these coding sequences:
- the LOC133866168 gene encoding uncharacterized protein LOC133866168 produces the protein MDHGWLWILQYCYDLTLIIVVVGGFGRSCKEKESTLKGRPRSDAFVVKGFNNWKKASDKMNSSLMGHVGKDPNSPHKNAVKCCEDLMNQSQHIDKLVEKQTSQETENNWLRLKASVDSVQWLAFQACASRGHDEKPDSKNQGNFIELIKLLATYNDDVSGLVLENAPKNAKYTSPKIQKEILHIIANKVWDMIRKEIGDTKFCILIDEARDESKREQMAIILRDMMELASIINIVGGSSKRHDELQVVQAAEIESLIDSKKIKTGNGANQIGTLQRPGDTRWSSHYPSICSLIKMFGSTCSVLNNISKEGANYSQRGDVEAAYMVLTSFEFILILHLMKDLMGLTNMLCQTLQQKSLDILNAMTQVSITQSLIQERREDGWEPLLATIKSFCEENDINIPDMNAHYNRARGRSRRQDERSPTTVEHHFRVDIFTAAIDFQLQELKSRFGEQVVELLTLSIALSPKDAYKSFEIDDICKLAEKFYPKDFNVQERFCLKFQLEHYKLDVPKHSDFQNMSTLSELCIRLANSGKSKIYPLIDRLIHLVLTFPVSTATTE, from the exons ATGGATCATGGATG GCTTTGGATTCTGCAATATTGTTATGACTTGACTCTCatcattgttgttgttggggGTTTTGGGAGATCTTGTAAAGAGAAAGAGTCTACGCTCAAAG GCCGTCCAAGATCAGATGCATTTGTTGTGAAAGGCTTTAACAATTGGAAAAAGGCAAGCGACAAAATGAATAGTTCTTTAATGGGACACGTGGGGAAAGATCCAAATTCACCACATAAAAATGCTGTGAAATGTTGTGAGGATCTGATGAATCAGTCACAGCATATTGACAAGTTAGTTGAAAAACAAACATCACAAGAAACAGAGAATAATTGGTTGCGGCTCAAAGCCTCAGTAGATAGTGTTCAATGGCTAGCATTCCAAGCATGTGCCTCTAGAGGTCATGATGAAAAGCCTGACTCAAAAAATCAAGGTAACTTCATTGAATTGATAAAGCTCTTAGCAACTTATAATGATGATGTTTCTGGACTTGTCTTGGAAAATGCTCCAAAGAATGCGAAATATACATCACccaaaattcaaaaggaaattCTACATATCATTGCAAATAAAGTGTGGGATATGATTCGAAAAGAAATTGGGGATACCAAATTTTGCATTCTCATTGATGAAGCTCGAGATGAGTCAAAAAGGGAGCAAATGGCTATTATTCTGAG GGATATGATGGAG TTGGCTTCTATTATCAATATTGTTGGTGGTTCTTCAAAACGCCATGATGAATTACAGGTTGTTCAAGCTGctgaaattgaaagtttgattgattctaaaaaaattaagactgGAAATGGGGCAAACCAAATTGGTACTTTGCAACGACCTGGAGATACTCGATGGTCATCGCATTATCCATCTATTTGTAGCTTGATAAAAATGTTTGGTTCAACTTGTTCAGTTCTCAACAATATCTCCAAGGAGGGAGCTAATTATTCTCAACGTGGTGATGTTGAAGCGGCTTACATGGTATTAACatcatttgaatttattttgatattgcATTTGATGAAAGATCTTATGGGACTCACTAATATGTTGTGTCAAACTTTGCAACAAAAATCTCTAGACATTTTAAATGCCATGACTCAAGTTTCAATTACACAATCACTCATtcaagagaggagagaagatgGGTGGGAGCCTTTGCTTGCTACTATTAAATCATTTTGTGAAGAAAATGATATTAATATTCCTGATATGAATGCTCATTATAATAGAGCTCGAGGTCGATCTCGTCGTCAAGATGAAAGGTCTCCAACAACAGTTGAGCATCATTTTAGAGTTGATATATTTACTGCTGCAATAGACTTTCAATTACAAGAATTGAAAAGTAGATTTGGTGAGCAAGTTGTAGAACTCCTCACTCTTAGTATTGCTTTAAGCCCTAAAGATGCATACAAATCATTTGAGATTGATGATATATGCAAATTAGCTGAGAAGTTTTATCCTAAAGATTTCAACGTGCAAGAAAGATTCTGTTTGAAGTTTCAATTGGAACATTATAAGCTTGATGTGCCAAAGCATTCAGATTTTCAAAATATGTCTACATTATCTGAGTTATGCATAAGATTGGCAAATTCGGGAAAGTCAAAGATCTATCCTTTGATTGACAGGTTGATTCATCTAGTGTTGACTTTCCCTGTTTCTACTGCGACTACAGAATGA